Proteins encoded together in one Geothermobacter hydrogeniphilus window:
- the pgsA gene encoding CDP-diacylglycerol--glycerol-3-phosphate 3-phosphatidyltransferase has product MNWRRGVLGLPNLLTMARIAAVPVIVVLLLDDSRSAGIWAAAVFGLAAATDAFDGWLARRWQAETVLGKFLDPLADKLIVMGSLIMLIPLGRVPAWAVFVIIARETVITGLRSIASSEGIVIAASPLGKYKTIFQMTALVGLMLHYDFYWFFGLRWEIFHVDMQFCGLFYFYLALVFTVWSGVDYLTKFFRLFAGK; this is encoded by the coding sequence GTGAACTGGCGTCGTGGAGTATTGGGCCTGCCCAACCTGTTGACCATGGCACGAATTGCCGCGGTGCCCGTTATTGTCGTGCTGCTGCTGGACGATTCCCGCAGCGCCGGCATCTGGGCGGCAGCCGTCTTCGGTCTGGCCGCCGCCACCGATGCCTTTGACGGCTGGTTGGCGCGTCGCTGGCAGGCCGAGACGGTGCTGGGGAAATTTCTTGACCCCCTGGCCGACAAGCTGATCGTCATGGGCTCGCTGATTATGCTGATTCCCCTGGGACGGGTGCCGGCCTGGGCGGTGTTCGTGATTATCGCCCGTGAAACCGTGATCACCGGTCTGCGTTCCATTGCCTCGTCGGAAGGCATTGTTATTGCCGCCAGCCCCCTGGGCAAGTACAAGACCATTTTCCAGATGACCGCCCTGGTCGGCCTGATGCTGCACTATGACTTCTACTGGTTCTTCGGACTGCGGTGGGAAATTTTCCATGTCGACATGCAGTTCTGCGGCCTGTTCTATTTTTACCTGGCGTTGGTTTTCACAGTCTGGTCCGGGGTCGATTACCTGACCAAGTTTTTTCGCCTGTTTGCTGGAAAATA
- a CDS encoding transglycosylase SLT domain-containing protein produces the protein MTRKKAKISMFLPALAVVMLLSVPAHADIYKQVAPDGSITFTDTPTDNNWQLYFSRDSTVYDIIRFFADQYGLEEALVRAVIKVESDYDPSVVSSKGAMGMMQLVPTTAAEMDVVNPLDLVDNIRGGSRYLRKMLDRFHGDLDLALAAYNAGPGAVSRYGGVPPYAETMNYVRKVRKYLRIYRVEEESLM, from the coding sequence ATGACGAGAAAAAAAGCGAAAATCAGTATGTTTCTTCCTGCCCTGGCCGTGGTGATGCTCCTGTCCGTTCCTGCGCATGCCGATATCTATAAACAGGTCGCGCCGGACGGTTCGATCACCTTTACCGACACCCCGACTGACAATAACTGGCAACTCTATTTCAGCCGGGACAGTACCGTCTATGATATTATCCGCTTCTTTGCCGATCAGTACGGCCTTGAAGAAGCCCTGGTTCGCGCGGTGATCAAGGTTGAAAGTGACTACGATCCGAGTGTTGTCAGCAGTAAAGGCGCCATGGGCATGATGCAGCTTGTTCCGACCACCGCCGCCGAGATGGATGTTGTCAATCCCCTCGACCTGGTGGACAATATCAGAGGCGGCAGCCGCTACCTGCGAAAAATGCTCGATCGCTTTCACGGTGATCTGGATCTGGCCCTGGCCGCTTATAATGCCGGTCCCGGTGCCGTCAGCAGGTATGGCGGCGTTCCGCCCTATGCTGAAACCATGAACTACGTGCGCAAGGTCCGAAAATACCTGCGGATCTATCGCGTAGAGGAAGAGTCCCTGATGTGA